The Rhizoctonia solani chromosome 1, complete sequence sequence ACTGATTGGGCTGAGCTCTGGCGTCAGAGCGCCAACTTTGAGCAGGTCAAACGCGAAATCCAGCATATCAGGGCAGAGGCCGCACAACACCCCCCGGAGTCGGACCCGAAGGCCGACCAGGAATATGCTACTCCGTTCTTCTATCAGCTCAAGATCGTCTCGGAACGTACGCTTACCGCCTTTTGGAGGCAGCCCGACTATGGATTCACTCGGCTATTCACGCACGGAGCTATCGCACTTATAACTTCTCTGACTTATTTGAATCTTGGAAACTCTACTCAAGATCTCCAGTACCGTGTGTTTGCTATCTTCCAGGCGAGCGTAATGCCAGCAATCATCATCTCGCAGGTGGAACCGATGTTCATCTTGGCCCGTATGATCTTTACTCGCGAGTCGTCGTCTCGGATGTACTCTCAGATCGTCTTTGCTCTTGGACAGCTGATGGCTGAGGTGCCGTACTCGTAAGTTCTGGTAGCTTATACTTCGCATTCTATTCACTAATCATCTTGTAGAATTATTTGCGCAGTGACATACTTCCTGCTGCTATATTACCCCGCCGGCTTTAACACAGCATCGGATCGCGCGGGCTACCACTTTTTCATGATTCTGGCAACCGAGTTTTTCTCCGTCACTCTCGGTCAAATGTTGGCCGCCCTTACTCCTAGCGTGTACATTGCTTCGCTGCTGAATCCGTTCCTACTGGTTGTTGTGAGTTATAACTACCTTCCCTTTGTCTACGAGGACTTCAAACTTACCGCCTATAATcagttctccttgttttgcGGTGTCTCAATCCCTAAGCCCTCGATGCCAGCATTTTGGCGTGCTTGGTTATACCAACTTGATCCCTTCACCCGGCTCATTTCCGGTTTGGTCACCACCGAACTGCACGGACTCCCAATCATTTGTACAGAAAATGAGTTCTCGGTATTCCAGCCTCCATCGGGCGAGAGTTGCCTGCAGTGGGCTGGTGATTTCGTGAACGCAACTGTGGGATATCTTGACAATCCAGATGCTACATCTGACTGTACGTCGTTACGCTTTCTGCATCTTTGAAACCTAGGCTAATTCAGGATCACAGGCGTTATTGTCCTTATTCTCTGGGCGACGACTTTTATGCCGGACTCGAGATCAAGTTTGACGACCGCTGGAGAGAGCTTGGTATTATGCTTGCTTTTATTGGTTTCAACATTATCATTACTTTAGCTGCCTCCAAGTTTTTCAGATTTGCTAAGAGATAGCTCCTTAGTATTCAAACCCCCAATCTCTCCTTTATACAATACGTTTTGTCTTTCGACAATATAATCattgttgccaatcaatgttGGAGATTTCCCAATACATGTCACTATCAAATATTTAAATGTGTCCATGTGCTATCGAAGAGCATTTGCTTAAGGCGCGAAAGTACTGTTGGGCGCCATCAGAGAATACGCTCCTTGCGCTCCTCTTTGATCATCTCGCTCTTTGACAACACTACTGGTGGGCACTTGCCAACTTGATTTAAACGTTTAGTTCTGTGGTGATCTGTGATCACGCTTGAGGGCGGTAGCGACTATAGCTGTAGTATCCCCTTTAGTAGCCGATTACGAAAGTACTTCCACGAGATTGAGTCCTTGCTAACCTTCAGTACCAGGCTAGTAGAGCTCTGACTGATATCAATACTCCGGGCTATCTTTTAAGGAGTTTCCGTACCTTTAATTGACACAGTGGAAGCAGACGGTGTTCGGATTGCAAATCTCAAGTCCTCGTATCGGTCATGATTCATACCACTAATATCGCAGCATTGGCACCGCTCCTAATCGTGTAGCTCCGACAAATGAATTGAGTATTAAGTCAGTAACATATAAATACATATCAGTTCGGTACACAACAGATTCTGACAGGAAGATCCAAGGAAGGTGTATACGTATACCCCAAATTCAGTTGTTTCTCATATTGCCCTAATTCTATGGCAGGAAGTGTGTGTAACCACGTCGATCGATACTTATGATTCGCTGCTCGACGGACCTAGCAAACGGTCGACGATAATAACTCTAAAATGGATCCTGAATTAACTATAGGCTAAGTCAGATAGGGCCCCCCTGTCATCAAAACCATACGTCACCTCGATCTGGTACCATACGTAGATGATGAATCATCGGCCCATACATCGGCCGCCACCACGGGCTGCGGATATATGACCGGAGTTCACTTGTCCTTTGGGGTGCTGGCTCCCCCATGTCCAAACGCAGGTTACAGACTACTTCGACCTCTCAAACCCAGGCCAAGAGGCCTAAAACAACGCAATCGCAAGTGGATCGACTATTCAAGCAGTTCCAGCCTGACGTTGAATTTTCGACCAAATACAAAATCGAACTGGAAGGCGCGGATGTATACTATAAAGAAGACGTATGTTTTCAGTTTCTCATTTTTGCTTGCAGTCCTCAACTTTGGGCTCCAAGTTTATTCCGTCCGAAACGGCTGATCAGTGGTACGAGGAGTTGAATACTTTAGATACGTGTAAGttgccttctaaagactagAATAGCCAGTATCACTTAATGTCGTTGTTTTTACAGGGTATCGGCCTACTCTCAAGGTCTACGGGAAGGATGTAATTCAGAGCCGTTTGATTGCCGGTACGCCTCGTTCAGTTGATGGCCCCATTTACATATTCGACTTACTTTGAAACGTAGCTTATGCGACAGACCCACGACTGACTGTAAAGTATTCTGGACATCCGGTCATACTACACACTGAATACCCTCCTACACTCCGAAAAATACAAGACCAGGTGGAGGAGCAACTGGGGGTAACTTTTAATCATGTCATGCTAAACAAGTATGAAGATGGTAGTGTGTATATTGGGAAGCATAGTGACACTAAAGAGAATAAGGTGAGATAAATATATTGTATGATCGACTTATTTGCATCAGATATACATATTCATCACATTGTTACTAGGTCATAGCGAGTGTCAGTCTAGGTGCAGTCAGGACCTTCATTATGTCACCCAAATCTGCCGGTCGTAACAAAGGTAGTAAATCAAAGACGGTGGAAGCTAAACGCTTGGACCTTGCGAATGGCAGTCTGGTTGTGATGCAAGGTCAAACACAGGACAATTGGAAGGTCAGTTGGATAACATCGTTTGCTTGGGTGTGCTGTTTAATTGGTTGATTGCAGCATGAAATCCCCAAGCAGCCAAAGATAACCGAGGGACGAATATCCTTGACTTTTCGCCAGCTCATTAACCAATAAGGACCCATGATCATATTTTGATTTGTACTATTATAGTTTGCCTACCAAGGAATAATTGCTCGAACTAATGTATTTTGATCCAACCTGTTTGGGATGCGAGATGTTccataagcgccgagccaaaCAACTAACACCCACTTGCAAATTCATTGTTTACCTTTCCATCTTAACCTTCAAAATATGGCAAGCACATCGACTGCTCCCACAATAACGGTACCTAGTACCTCGACTACAGGCCGTTCGTCTCGTATTGCACCTCACTCCCACATCAAAGGGTTGGGTCTTGGTCCTGAAGGAAATGCCTTACCCGCAAGTGCTGGGTTCATTGGGCAGGAGATGGCGCGCGAGGCAAGTAAATATAGTTCTTTAACCCTAAACAATAGACTGATGAAATAATAGGCATGTGGAGTTGTGGTGGAGCTCGTAAAGTCCCGCAAGTTCTCCGGAAGAGCTTTGTTGCTTGCTGGTGCTCCAGGAACAGGAAAAACTGCCCTCGCGCTTGCTATCTCTCAGGAACTCGGCGCCAAAGTCCCTTTCTGTCCAATGGTTGGGAGTGAGGTATACAGTGCTGAGGTGAAGAAAACAGAAGTCCTCGCTGAAGTCTTCCGACGAGCGATAGGTATATTCGTTTTGTTCCGATTCTCTGCCAGTGTGGTTTATAATCAAACGGCCTTCAGGCTTGCGTATCAAGGAGACGAAGGAAGTTTACGAAGGCGAACTTACCGAACTTACACCCACTGAATCTGAAAATCCGCTCAGTGGCTACGGGAAAACAATATCTAACGTAGTAATCGGACTCAAAACTGTCAAGGGAACCAAGCAGTTACGGCTTGACCCCGGCATCTATGAGTCAATTCTCAAGGAAAAAATTGTTGTTGGGGACGTGGTCTACATTGAAGCCAACACAGGCGCTGTGAAGCGCGTCGGGAGGTCAGATGCATATGCTTCCGCTTTCGACCTCGAGAGCGACACCTACGTTCCTCTCCCGAAAGGCGAAGTGCACAAAAAGAAGCAACTGGTTCAAGACGTGACTCTCGGAGATTTGGATGCTGCAAACGCCCGGCCGAGTGGCGGTCAAGATGTGCTGAGTGTCATGGGACAACTTGTGAAATCGAACCGAACCGAGATTACAGAGAAATTAAGGAGGGAGGTCAATAAAGTGGTGAAAGGCTACGTAGACCAGGGCGTCGCAGAAGTTGTGCCTGGCGTTGTGTTCATTGACGAGGTAAGTTTGCGTATTACATCCCATCAGCTGTTCTAAACCTTCAATTTTAGGTCCATATGCTCGACATCGAGTGTTTCACGTATCTCAATTTATTGCTCGAGTCACCGATGGCCCCTACGGTTATTCTCGCGACAAACCGAGGCAAATCTTTGGTCCGAGGCACAACTGACGTCTATAGCGCACACGGTATTCCGTCTGACCTGCTTGACCGGTATGCTCTCCAGGACCTTGTTGATTATGATGGTCCTGACATATCAAAAACCTCAGATGTTTAATTGTAAAAACAGACCCTTATACTCGGGCACAAGTTGCACAGGTTGTGGCCCTAAGGGCCTCAGTTGAAGGCTTGACACTGGGTCCAGGCACACTTGATCGACTTTCTgaggagggggagaaggggTCACTGAGGTTGGTGTTCTTCAACATTGATCTACCTTGTTCCTGACTTTTCTCCTAGATACGCACTCCAGTTA is a genomic window containing:
- a CDS encoding RuvB-like protein 1 (pontin 52), with the protein product MASTSTAPTITVPSTSTTGRSSRIAPHSHIKGLGLGPEGNALPASAGFIGQEMAREAIVVELVKSRKFSGRALLLAGAPGTGKTALALAISQELGAKVPFCPMVGSEVYSAEVKKTEVLAEVFRRAIGLRIKETKEVYEGELTELTPTESENPLSGYGKTISNVVIGLKTVKGTKQLRLDPGIYESILKEKIVVGDVVYIEANTGAVKRVGRSDAYASAFDLESDTYVPLPKGEVHKKKQLVQDVTLGDLDAANARPSGGQDVLSVMGQLVKSNRTEITEKLRREVNKVVKGYVDQGVAEVVPGVVFIDEVHMLDIECFTYLNLLLESPMAPTVILATNRGKSLVRGTTDVYSAHGIPSDLLDRCLIVKTDPYTRAQVAQVVALRASVEGLTLGPGTLDRLSEEGEKGSLRYALQLITPASIVASLSGRKEILPTDIGEMNELFLDAKTSAGMMAAAGGGYTGGASS